In Harpia harpyja isolate bHarHar1 chromosome Z, bHarHar1 primary haplotype, whole genome shotgun sequence, a single window of DNA contains:
- the IHO1 gene encoding interactor of HORMAD1 protein 1, giving the protein MNFNVWNIKEMLSTPTATGPNKFSIRSSAPSDYSSLSDSQLLFGSQFCPENVQSAAAPLELGTQLGQHNSQDSEPSIFTKYQTKPLLFDEDTKEKVSLNFGAGRVKSVLENFEVNKNKIKDKYDREVLSTFISSIKDRLQGLQACLDKFGEMFDSRNKSILVHLETISKTLQDTLQSHCASVLKALTDKSQMEQALLEMERRLAAKEVEILDVKSSVQLLKEGLESLPAQLSDQHLKLCEELGFLKLPNALAELYTFISSARLPPHVADNSSQTSPGPCHDSVLGKENACWPCCQGRGVCSSSSRSQPPCVAVGEQHGDSPVGNQVTGDGISKGDLNTASGGKVSPIATVVCGRENTSLQEVKYSLETQSCANQRCMCCTNSHFLGFSQKKHCPVPQEVPLPTPLRKAVRRGNQGFEPMTPSQQRQPQVCHLSVRKDTPGQRNNNWATDGEVENAAAGNKAKQRPGRIPWNKAKGRKKTCPTMRKGELPRCSDGGLKQRKANRIIELESSRKNCFPRYTVALNLGSSNPVFAAPSQQILSSAQLMLTKNFPAVPCSNKSLQQVADKRKRSLEIKKRANVSSVKRNLWDSSPQENVFSLCSTIGEKQMSCFSLQSPAASKKPRPVNTLDQQNTACCSLVFDSDYSD; this is encoded by the exons GCCTAATAAGTTTTCCATCCGGAGCAGTGCTCCTAGTGACTACTCGAGTTTGAGCGATTCTCAGCTGCTCTTCGGCTCCCAGTTCTGCCCGGAGAATGTGCAGTCGGCAGCAGCGCCGTTGGAGCTGggcacacagctgggacagcacaACTCCCAAGAC AGTGAGCCCAGTATTTTTACCAAATACCAGACAAAACCACTGTTATTTGATgaagatacaaaagaaaaagtttcacTTAATTTTGGTGCAGGAAGAGTGAAAAGTGTCTTGGAAAATTTTGAAGtgaataagaacaaaataaaggACAAATATGACCG tgagGTTTTAAGCACCTTTATTTCCAGTATCAAAGACAGGCTTCAAGGG CTGCAAGCATGCTTGGACAAGTTTGGAGAAATGTTCGATTCACGAAACAAATCCATTTTGGTTCACCTAGAAACCATTTCCAAGACAC TGCAAGATACTCTTCAAAGTCATTGTGCCTCAGTGCTGAAAGCTCTGACAGATAAAAGCCAAATGGAGCAGGCACTGCTGGAGATGGAGAGGAGACTTGCAGCC AAAGAAGTGGAGATCTTGGATGTGAAATCCAGTGtccagctgctgaaggagggCCTGGAGTCGCTGCCAGCTCAGCTGAGTGATCAGCACCTGAAGCTGTGTGAAGAACTAGGCTTCCTGAAGCTCCCTAACGCCTTAGCTGAGCTGTACACATTCATTTCCAGTGCCAGACTCCCCCCTCATGTGGCAGATAACTCTTCCCAGACCTCCCCTGGCCCATGCCACGACTCTGTTCTGGGTAAGGAGAACGCGTGCTGGCCGTGCTGCCAAGGCAGGGGGGTTTGCAGCTCCTCGAGTCGGTCTCAGCCCCCCTGCGTGGCAGTGGGGGAGCAGCACGGAGACTCCCCGGTGGGGAACCAGGTCACTGGGGATGGCATATCTAAGGGTGACCTAAACACAGCTTCGGGAGGGAAAGTCAGCCCCATTGCTACAGTGGTATGTGGCAGAGAAAACACCTCTTTGCAGGAGGTGAAATACAGTTTGGAAACACAGAGCTGTGCTAACCAACGTTGCATGTGCTGCACTAACAGTCACTTTTTGGGGTTTAGTCAGAAGAAACACTGTCCTGTACCACAGGAGGTGCCTCTACCAACTCCACTGAGGAAGGCGGTCAGGAGAGGCAATCAAGGATTTGAACCCATGACACCATCACAACAGAGGCAGCCTCAGGTTTGCCACCTTTCAGTACGAAAAGATACGCCTGGGCAAAGAAACAATAACTGGGCCACAGACGGCGAGGTGGAGAATGCAGCTGCagggaacaaagcaaaacagaggcCAGGAAGGATCCCCTGGAATAAagcaaaggggaggaagaaaacgTGCCCCACTATGAGAAAAGGCGAGCTCCCTCGATGTAGTGACGGTGGGCTGAAGCAAAGGAAGGCAAACAGGATTATTGAGTTGGAAAGCTCcagaaaaaattgctttcccAGATACACGGTTGCTCTCAATTTAGGAAGCTCTAACCCGGTTTTTGCAGCTCCCAGCCAGCAGATCCTCAGCAGTGCTCAGCTGATGCTTACAAAGAATTTCCCAGCAGTGCCATGCTCCAATAAAAGTCTGCAACAAGTTGcagacaaaagaaagagaagtttggaaattaaaaaaagagcaaatgtttCCAGTGTAAAAAGGAATCTCTGGGATTCCTCTCCCCAGGAGAATGTATTTTCCCTGTGTAGCACAATAGGTGAAAAACAGATGAGCTGCTTCAGTCTCCAAAGCCCTGCAGCCTCCAAGAAACCACGTCCTGTCAATACGCTGGATCAGCAGAATACGGCCTGTTGCTCTTTAGTGTTTGATAGTGATTATTCCGATTGA
- the PRRT3 gene encoding proline-rich transmembrane protein 3 isoform X2, whose amino-acid sequence MATARLITWGLLLATGVPAGARGTLSAGLSPGGTLQRDRDPLHSPAWGQQRPGPSPAWEASGEPSGAGVPGSERWGGGSLVRWSPPLQAGDATGASLETETTVAGAGTGSWWNGGAAPAVAEEPLVAWQRHEAEGQDSPWGGTWLPHGSALGTPGPEMPTDTGPGSPGLPWAGQSAAGPAGTLSPRPTVSTIALTPMLAVGTGTGTADTHAGGQPVLGGSTAALGTQLAPANSQPVPLGTVPVPHPTSTGPAQGPHASPSSAQPVGRQGDLGGTPSPSLALPSSAPQLPPTAPSWGLAEPWTRVLPAHQRSTRRAPLSHAAASPGDAAPRTDPGPTGQQGPRPAPGSALSTSPAPPPASSMAPPQHRYAGLLPEEDVGSPQRVRGAVGPMSAPNATEASSRPTAHPATGTPGTRHSDARGTQPPAHGTTAPSATWQQAGGTPQPAPRQPSTPQLQPSRPPPAPGANGTGLRWAELRRQLGFAWEAHVYGVAAIFLLLALGCLAGLAGAAALRPPHLPHVLGAHGLLLAACLLRATFLLLDPYGAWGRLPPRALLLLSTVPFPLLLGAFALLLQRLQRLAQLRLLPARLRGLPALGAAAALQSAVLGAADLLPLRLGPATGLGLQALGCGAGALLLLGGLWGCWRVLRAPREGPGGGGEPGLRQGARALLAAAVAGLPVCGLQLYSALWLRGVLGPPGRFSRPGWAAQLWLRVGELGTALALLVAAAEPLCCQCRRRSPASHSCWAKALRYFCAGRKAEAPEYPNNCYDWASGGTGGTGGTGPERAPANDISKSLIRNPAEQLPLRALKDSNEAWAAAAGTARMPGLSPKCPNAVAARSCAAFEQGSSPSLGELAFRPPSPIDLRRSIDQALCRRHLLHDGLFGRPRRGSGASLHDSPAPAETPGLGCMARCSSLTDLPGPSPASASSLESSSLKISWNPWRHGLSSPDSLPLDEAPSRAPLLVPAVPPPWEREGPRGFPALGKAADTRSLSSDTIEL is encoded by the exons ATGGCTACAGCACGGCTTATCACCTGGGGGCTGCTCCTGGCCACCGGGGTCCCCGCCGGGGCCCGGGGGACGCTGTCGGCGGGGCTGTCCCCAGGTGGGACCCTGCAGCGGGACAGGGACCCCCTGCAtagccctgcctggggacagcagcGGCCGGGCCCATCCCCTGCCTGGGAAGCATCAGGGGAGCCGAGCGGCGCCGGGGTCCCTGGGAGCGAGCGCTGGGGGGGCGGCAGCCTCGTGCGCTGGTCCCCACCGCTGCAGGCCGGGGATGCCACCGGGGCATCCCTGGAGACGGAAACCACCGTGGCAGGCGCTGGCACCGGGTCCTGGTGGAACGGCGGCGCAGCCCCAGCTGTGGCGGAGGAGCCGCTCGTTGCCTGGCAAAGACACGAGGCTGAAGGCCAGGACAGCCCGTGGGGGGGGACCTGGCTGCCCCATGGCTCTGCATTGGGGACACCGGGCCCCGAGATGCCGACAGACACGGGGCCGGGCTCTCcggggctgccctgggcagggcagaGTGCTGCCGGGCCAGCCGGCACCCTCAGCCCTCGGCCGACTGTGTCCACCATTGCCCTGACCCCCATGCTGGcagtggggacagggacggggacagcAGACACCCACGCAGGGGGACAGCCAGTGCTGGGGGGATCCACGGCGGCCCTGGGCACACAGCTCGCTCCAGCCAACAGCCAGCCTGTCCCACTGGGCACGGTCCCCGTCCCCCATCCCACGAGCACAGGGCCAGCCCAGGGTCCCCACgccagccccagctccgcacAGCCAGTGGGCAGACAAGGGGACCTgggggggacccccagcccctccctggctctgcccagctctgccccacagctgccccccACAGCCCCATCCTGGGGGCTGGCTGAGCCCTGGACCCGGGTGCTCCCGGCCCACCAGCGCAGCACCCGGAGGGCCCCGCTCAGCCACgccgctgccagccctggggacgcAGCCCCTCGCACGGACCCCGGGCCAACGGGGCAGCAGGGACCCCGGCCCGCCCCGGGGTCTGCCCTCAGCACCAGCCCCGCACCACCACCTGCCTCCAGCatggcccccccccagcacaggtA CGCAGGGCTGCTGCCCGAGGAGGATGTCGGCTCCCCACAGCGGGTCCGGGGCGCTGTGGGCCCCATGAGCGCCCCAAACGCCACCGAGGCCTCCTCACGGCCGACAGCGCATCCTGCCACAGGGACGCCTGGGACCAGGCACTCAG ATGCCCGAGGGACGCAGCCCCCCGCCCACGGCACCACGGCCCCCTCTGCCACGTGGCAGCAGGCGGGGGGGACGCCACAGCCAGCCCCCCGGCAGCCATCCACGccgcagctgcagcccagccgcccccccccggcaccgggGGCCAACGGGACGGGACTGCGCTGGGCCGAGCTGCGACGCCAGCTGGGCTTTGCCTGGGAGGCCCACGTCTATGGGGTGGCCGCCATCTTTCTGCTGCTGGCGCTGGGCTGCCTGGCCGGGCTGGCGGGGGCGGCTGCCCTCCGTCCCCCCCATCTGCCCCACGTTTTAGGGGCCCATGGGCTGCTGCTGGCCGCCTGCCTGCTGCGGGCAACCTTCCTGCTGCTGGACCCCTACGGGGCTTGGGGCCGCCTGCCCCCCCgggccctgctgctgctcagcaccgTCCCCTTCCCTCTGTTGCTCGGCGCCTTCGCCCTCCTGCTCCAGCGGCTCCAGCGCCTGGCCCAGCTCCGGCTGCTGCCGGCTCGGCTCCGGGGGCTGCCGGCGCTGGGGGCTGCCGCTGCCCTGCAGAGCGCGGTGCTGGGGGCCGCCGACCTGCTCCCGCTCCGGCTGGGCCCTGCGACCGGTCTGGGGCTGCAGGCGctgggctgcggggccggggccctgctgctgctgggggggctctgggggtgcTGGCGGGTGCTGCGGGCACCCCGGGAGGGaccggggggtggcggggagccggggctgcggcAGGGGGCCCGggcgctgctggcggcggcggtggcggggctgCCGGTCTGCGGGCTGCAGCTCTACAGCGCTTTGTGGCTGCGGGGGGTCCTGGGCCCCCCCGGGCGCTTCTCCCGGCCCGGCTGGGCAGCACAGCTCTGGCTGCGGGTCGGCGAGCTGGGCACGGCGCTGGCACTGCTGGTGGCCGCCGCCGAGCCGCTGTGCTGCCAGTGTCGTCGCCGGAGCCCTGCCAGCCACTCCTGCTGGGCCAAAGCGCTGCGGTACTTCTGCGCCGGCCGCAAAGCCGAGGCGCCCGAGTACCCCAACAACTGCTACGACTGGGCCagcggcggcaccggcggcaccggcggcaccGGCCCGGAGCGGGCACCCGCCAACGACATCTCCAAGAGCCTCATTCGCAACCCGGCCGAGCAGCTGCCCCTGCGGGCGCTCAAGGACAGCAACGAGGCCTGGGCGGCTGCCGCCGGCACCGCCAGGATGCCGGGGCTCAGCCCCAAGTGCCCCAACGCGGTGGCTGCCCGCTCCTGCGCCGCCTTCGAGCAGGGCTCGTCCCCCTCGCTGGGAGAGCTGGCCTTCCGCCCGCCGTCCCCCATCGACCTGCGCCGCAGCATCGACCAGGCGCTCTGCCGCCGGCACCTCCTGCACGACGGCCTCTTCGGCCGACCCCGCCGTGGTTCCGGCGCCTCGCTGCATGACTCCCCGGCCCCCGCCGAGACCCCCGGCTTGGGGTGCATGGCACGCTGCAGCTCGCTGACAGACCTGCctgg ACCGTCACCCGCCTCGGCCAGCTCGCTGGAGAGCAGCTCGCTGAAGATCAGCTGGAACCCCTGGCGCCATGGGCTGTCCTCGCCCGACAGCCTGCCCCTGGACGAGGCGCCCAGCCGGGCCCCCCTCCTGGTGCCTGCCGTGCCCCCCCCATGGGAGCGCGAGGGCCCCCGCGGCTTCCCGGCCCTCGGCAAGGCGGCGGACACCCGCAGCCTCTCCAGCGACACCATCGAGCTCTGA
- the PRRT3 gene encoding proline-rich transmembrane protein 3 isoform X1, with the protein MATARLITWGLLLATGVPAGARGTLSAGLSPGGTLQRDRDPLHSPAWGQQRPGPSPAWEASGEPSGAGVPGSERWGGGSLVRWSPPLQAGDATGASLETETTVAGAGTGSWWNGGAAPAVAEEPLVAWQRHEAEGQDSPWGGTWLPHGSALGTPGPEMPTDTGPGSPGLPWAGQSAAGPAGTLSPRPTVSTIALTPMLAVGTGTGTADTHAGGQPVLGGSTAALGTQLAPANSQPVPLGTVPVPHPTSTGPAQGPHASPSSAQPVGRQGDLGGTPSPSLALPSSAPQLPPTAPSWGLAEPWTRVLPAHQRSTRRAPLSHAAASPGDAAPRTDPGPTGQQGPRPAPGSALSTSPAPPPASSMAPPQHRAAARGGCRLPTAGPGRCGPHERPKRHRGLLTADSASCHRDAWDQALRCPRDAAPRPRHHGPLCHVAAGGGDATASPPAAIHAAAAAQPPPPGTGGQRDGTALGRAATPAGLCLGGPRLWGGRHLSAAGAGLPGRAGGGGCPPSPPSAPRFRGPWAAAGRLPAAGNLPAAGPLRGLGPPAPPGPAAAQHRPLPSVARRLRPPAPAAPAPGPAPAAAGSAPGAAGAGGCRCPAERGAGGRRPAPAPAGPCDRSGAAGAGLRGRGPAAAGGALGVLAGAAGTPGGTGGWRGAGAAAGGPGAAGGGGGGAAGLRAAALQRFVAAGGPGPPRALLPARLGSTALAAGRRAGHGAGTAGGRRRAAVLPVSSPEPCQPLLLGQSAAVLLRRPQSRGARVPQQLLRLGQRRHRRHRRHRPGAGTRQRHLQEPHSQPGRAAAPAGAQGQQRGLGGCRRHRQDAGAQPQVPQRGGCPLLRRLRAGLVPLAGRAGLPPAVPHRPAPQHRPGALPPAPPARRPLRPTPPWFRRLAA; encoded by the exons ATGGCTACAGCACGGCTTATCACCTGGGGGCTGCTCCTGGCCACCGGGGTCCCCGCCGGGGCCCGGGGGACGCTGTCGGCGGGGCTGTCCCCAGGTGGGACCCTGCAGCGGGACAGGGACCCCCTGCAtagccctgcctggggacagcagcGGCCGGGCCCATCCCCTGCCTGGGAAGCATCAGGGGAGCCGAGCGGCGCCGGGGTCCCTGGGAGCGAGCGCTGGGGGGGCGGCAGCCTCGTGCGCTGGTCCCCACCGCTGCAGGCCGGGGATGCCACCGGGGCATCCCTGGAGACGGAAACCACCGTGGCAGGCGCTGGCACCGGGTCCTGGTGGAACGGCGGCGCAGCCCCAGCTGTGGCGGAGGAGCCGCTCGTTGCCTGGCAAAGACACGAGGCTGAAGGCCAGGACAGCCCGTGGGGGGGGACCTGGCTGCCCCATGGCTCTGCATTGGGGACACCGGGCCCCGAGATGCCGACAGACACGGGGCCGGGCTCTCcggggctgccctgggcagggcagaGTGCTGCCGGGCCAGCCGGCACCCTCAGCCCTCGGCCGACTGTGTCCACCATTGCCCTGACCCCCATGCTGGcagtggggacagggacggggacagcAGACACCCACGCAGGGGGACAGCCAGTGCTGGGGGGATCCACGGCGGCCCTGGGCACACAGCTCGCTCCAGCCAACAGCCAGCCTGTCCCACTGGGCACGGTCCCCGTCCCCCATCCCACGAGCACAGGGCCAGCCCAGGGTCCCCACgccagccccagctccgcacAGCCAGTGGGCAGACAAGGGGACCTgggggggacccccagcccctccctggctctgcccagctctgccccacagctgccccccACAGCCCCATCCTGGGGGCTGGCTGAGCCCTGGACCCGGGTGCTCCCGGCCCACCAGCGCAGCACCCGGAGGGCCCCGCTCAGCCACgccgctgccagccctggggacgcAGCCCCTCGCACGGACCCCGGGCCAACGGGGCAGCAGGGACCCCGGCCCGCCCCGGGGTCTGCCCTCAGCACCAGCCCCGCACCACCACCTGCCTCCAGCatggcccccccccagcacag GGCTGCTGCCCGAGGAGGATGTCGGCTCCCCACAGCGGGTCCGGGGCGCTGTGGGCCCCATGAGCGCCCCAAACGCCACCGAGGCCTCCTCACGGCCGACAGCGCATCCTGCCACAGGGACGCCTGGGACCAGGCACTCAG ATGCCCGAGGGACGCAGCCCCCCGCCCACGGCACCACGGCCCCCTCTGCCACGTGGCAGCAGGCGGGGGGGACGCCACAGCCAGCCCCCCGGCAGCCATCCACGccgcagctgcagcccagccgcccccccccggcaccgggGGCCAACGGGACGGGACTGCGCTGGGCCGAGCTGCGACGCCAGCTGGGCTTTGCCTGGGAGGCCCACGTCTATGGGGTGGCCGCCATCTTTCTGCTGCTGGCGCTGGGCTGCCTGGCCGGGCTGGCGGGGGCGGCTGCCCTCCGTCCCCCCCATCTGCCCCACGTTTTAGGGGCCCATGGGCTGCTGCTGGCCGCCTGCCTGCTGCGGGCAACCTTCCTGCTGCTGGACCCCTACGGGGCTTGGGGCCGCCTGCCCCCCCgggccctgctgctgctcagcaccgTCCCCTTCCCTCTGTTGCTCGGCGCCTTCGCCCTCCTGCTCCAGCGGCTCCAGCGCCTGGCCCAGCTCCGGCTGCTGCCGGCTCGGCTCCGGGGGCTGCCGGCGCTGGGGGCTGCCGCTGCCCTGCAGAGCGCGGTGCTGGGGGCCGCCGACCTGCTCCCGCTCCGGCTGGGCCCTGCGACCGGTCTGGGGCTGCAGGCGctgggctgcggggccggggccctgctgctgctgggggggctctgggggtgcTGGCGGGTGCTGCGGGCACCCCGGGAGGGaccggggggtggcggggagccggggctgcggcAGGGGGCCCGggcgctgctggcggcggcggtggcggggctgCCGGTCTGCGGGCTGCAGCTCTACAGCGCTTTGTGGCTGCGGGGGGTCCTGGGCCCCCCCGGGCGCTTCTCCCGGCCCGGCTGGGCAGCACAGCTCTGGCTGCGGGTCGGCGAGCTGGGCACGGCGCTGGCACTGCTGGTGGCCGCCGCCGAGCCGCTGTGCTGCCAGTGTCGTCGCCGGAGCCCTGCCAGCCACTCCTGCTGGGCCAAAGCGCTGCGGTACTTCTGCGCCGGCCGCAAAGCCGAGGCGCCCGAGTACCCCAACAACTGCTACGACTGGGCCagcggcggcaccggcggcaccggcggcaccGGCCCGGAGCGGGCACCCGCCAACGACATCTCCAAGAGCCTCATTCGCAACCCGGCCGAGCAGCTGCCCCTGCGGGCGCTCAAGGACAGCAACGAGGCCTGGGCGGCTGCCGCCGGCACCGCCAGGATGCCGGGGCTCAGCCCCAAGTGCCCCAACGCGGTGGCTGCCCGCTCCTGCGCCGCCTTCGAGCAGGGCTCGTCCCCCTCGCTGGGAGAGCTGGCCTTCCGCCCGCCGTCCCCCATCGACCTGCGCCGCAGCATCGACCAGGCGCTCTGCCGCCGGCACCTCCTGCACGACGGCCTCTTCGGCCGACCCCGCCGTGGTTCCGGCGCCTCGCTGCATGA